In a genomic window of Hymenobacter chitinivorans DSM 11115:
- a CDS encoding UDP-N-acetylmuramoyl-tripeptide--D-alanyl-D-alanine ligase has protein sequence MEDSTALYARFTQCAAVSTDSRQDQTDTLFFALNGPSFRGRDFAAQALAKGARYAVVDDEALAASDPARYTYAPDPLLALQQLAQHHRRQLSIPVIGITGSNGKTTTKELLYAVLSRRYAVQYTRGNLNNHIGVPLTLLTIRPGQHEVAIVEMGANHQGEIDLLSRLAEPTHGLITNIGKAHLEGFGGEEGIAKGKSELFRFLAATGGTAFVNTADPKLPGLAQVVAERITYPTAGDTYPAELLEAAPQVVLRLFDGTVVEAQITGGYNFLNLAAAAAVGAHFQVPTTDIAAALASYAPTNNRSQLVRTARNEVVLDAYNANPSSMAAALTSFAARPATGEKVVILGDMFELGEDSVAEHQALGELLATQPFETVLLCGADMQHAAVQPGFRHFPTKQEAAAWLTEQHLTGKQILIKGSRGMGLETLLPLV, from the coding sequence ATGGAAGACAGCACGGCGTTATACGCCCGTTTCACGCAGTGCGCGGCCGTCAGCACCGACTCGCGCCAGGACCAGACCGACACCTTGTTTTTTGCCCTGAACGGCCCTTCGTTCCGGGGGCGCGACTTTGCCGCCCAGGCCCTGGCCAAGGGGGCCCGCTACGCCGTGGTGGACGATGAGGCCCTGGCCGCTTCCGACCCGGCGCGCTACACCTACGCACCCGACCCGCTGCTGGCCCTGCAGCAGCTGGCCCAGCACCACCGCCGCCAGCTTTCCATTCCGGTTATCGGCATTACCGGCTCCAACGGCAAAACCACGACCAAGGAGCTGCTCTACGCCGTGCTCAGCCGCCGCTACGCCGTGCAGTACACCCGCGGCAACCTCAACAACCACATCGGCGTGCCCCTCACCCTGCTCACCATCCGGCCCGGGCAGCACGAAGTGGCCATCGTGGAAATGGGTGCCAACCACCAGGGCGAAATCGACTTGCTCAGCCGCCTGGCCGAGCCCACCCACGGCCTGATTACCAACATCGGCAAGGCCCACCTCGAAGGCTTCGGCGGCGAGGAAGGCATTGCCAAGGGTAAAAGTGAGCTGTTCCGCTTTCTGGCCGCTACCGGCGGCACGGCCTTCGTCAATACCGCCGACCCCAAGCTGCCCGGCCTGGCGCAGGTAGTGGCCGAGCGAATCACCTACCCTACCGCCGGCGACACCTACCCTGCCGAGCTGCTCGAAGCCGCGCCCCAGGTGGTGCTGCGCCTCTTCGACGGCACTGTGGTGGAAGCCCAGATTACGGGCGGCTACAACTTCCTGAATTTGGCCGCCGCCGCCGCCGTGGGGGCCCACTTCCAGGTCCCGACCACCGATATTGCCGCCGCCCTGGCCAGCTACGCGCCCACCAACAACCGCTCCCAGCTGGTGCGCACCGCCCGCAACGAAGTAGTGCTCGACGCCTACAATGCCAACCCCTCCTCCATGGCCGCGGCCCTGACCAGCTTTGCCGCCCGCCCCGCCACGGGGGAGAAAGTGGTAATTCTGGGTGACATGTTCGAGCTGGGCGAGGACAGCGTGGCCGAGCACCAGGCCCTGGGCGAGCTGCTGGCCACTCAGCCATTCGAAACCGTGCTGCTCTGCGGCGCCGACATGCAGCACGCCGCCGTGCAGCCCGGGTTTCGGCACTTCCCCACCAAGCAGGAAGCCGCCGCCTGGCTCACCGAGCAGCATCTCACGGGCAAGCAGATCCTGATTAAAGGCTCCCGCGGGATGGGCCTCGAAACCCTGCTGCCGCTGGTGTAG
- a CDS encoding amidohydrolase has product MSDLTVSFVQASLQWHDPAANWAELGQHIEEISIPTDLIVLPEMFTTGFSMDAANLAETMDGPSVAWMKQLAASRDAVVTGSIIIRDQDQYFNRLLWVRPDGMLSYYNKRHLFGVAGEKDVYTAGTERLVEEWRGWRICPLVCYDLRFPVWSRNSATAPYDLLLYVANWPASRRTAWITLLRARAIENLAYTIGVNVVGIDGNSLAYAGDSALLDMRGEYLVEVGNHETSITRTLRRADLEAFRERFPALHDGDAFYLGEPVSALTHQE; this is encoded by the coding sequence GTGTCTGATTTAACCGTTTCCTTCGTCCAAGCCTCCCTGCAATGGCACGACCCGGCCGCCAACTGGGCCGAACTCGGCCAGCATATCGAGGAAATTTCGATTCCGACCGACCTGATCGTGCTGCCGGAAATGTTTACGACCGGCTTCAGCATGGACGCCGCCAACCTGGCCGAAACCATGGACGGTCCTTCCGTGGCCTGGATGAAGCAGCTGGCCGCCTCCCGCGACGCAGTAGTCACCGGCAGCATCATCATTCGCGACCAGGACCAGTACTTCAACCGCCTGCTGTGGGTGCGGCCCGACGGTATGCTGAGCTACTACAACAAGCGCCACCTGTTCGGGGTGGCCGGCGAAAAAGACGTGTACACGGCCGGTACCGAGCGGCTGGTAGAAGAGTGGCGGGGCTGGCGCATCTGCCCGCTGGTGTGCTACGATTTGCGCTTCCCGGTCTGGAGCCGCAACTCGGCCACCGCCCCCTACGACTTACTGCTGTACGTGGCCAACTGGCCCGCCTCGCGCCGCACCGCCTGGATTACGCTGCTGCGGGCCCGGGCCATCGAGAACCTGGCCTACACCATCGGCGTCAACGTGGTGGGTATTGATGGCAACAGCCTGGCCTACGCCGGCGACTCAGCCCTGCTCGACATGCGCGGGGAGTATCTGGTGGAAGTCGGCAACCACGAAACCAGCATCACCCGCACCCTGCGCCGCGCCGACCTGGAAGCCTTTCGGGAGCGGTTCCCGGCCCTGCACGACGGGGATGCTTTTTACCTCGGGGAACCGGTTTCGGCTCTCACGCACCAGGAGTAG
- a CDS encoding T9SS type A sorting domain-containing protein, with amino-acid sequence MRQFLAILFLLSAFGGLAEPAAAQTPFGFEYRSVANVVHGTQTLAAPWVGGLNTAQFSSIDLDGDARNDLYLFDRQTRRSYTYLNAANPATGGRMWQYAPEYQSLFPKELNNWVQLRDYDCDGRPDIFTMGSISGSIRVYRNVATGGGRPAFQLITDELLYVSGGSQININTGGYNTPAIEDVNGDGRLDITTFNYINSTTIHCFLNTSTAACGGLTFAFSSPRWGGVKVCYSTCSSFVFGTDECRSVLKPNHTSGNNLLPLDLDGDGDKDLLTARDNCAELVRLTNEGTQATAVFSAAGQTANFPAATPVRLPNFPAPYSLDVTFDGRPDLVLTPNVYDHLDTIDTHQNVWFYENTSATTVPSFAFRQNDFLQKDMLDTGDKAAPAFGDLTGDGLKDLLIGGVSRATGKGFYRASLWFYQNVGTASQPVFKLITNDYLGLSGKKYGSLRPVLVDLNRDGALDLVFSAFTLTNSSYNFIAYCLNSAPASQAAVFNAAAPTLLSNLPNRSYDTPTFTDIDGDGYVDMLLSTNTNSFDYPGESLRYYRNNGSQPLNEAFTVVNNDYGRLRTPTNERPNNLATTVADFDGDNQPDLVTIDELGQLHFYGNFRGQSGLFMDRTDVLYNKTLSRFETLDLGSRIENLYTLAAADVDNDGKPELFVGTEDGGVVALGVRSAVLSTKGAVAALPLSVYPNPATTTATVQTPQPTRLTVLDVLGRPVRTAATLQVQHTLELRGLAPGVYLVRAETAKGQTGVQRLVVQ; translated from the coding sequence ATGCGACAATTCCTTGCTATCCTCTTCCTGCTAAGTGCCTTCGGCGGCCTGGCCGAACCAGCTGCCGCCCAGACGCCGTTCGGGTTTGAATATCGGTCGGTGGCAAATGTAGTACACGGCACCCAGACCCTGGCCGCGCCCTGGGTTGGGGGCCTGAACACCGCCCAGTTTTCGAGCATCGACCTGGACGGCGACGCCCGCAACGACCTCTACCTCTTCGACCGGCAGACGCGGCGCTCCTACACCTACCTGAACGCGGCCAACCCCGCGACCGGCGGCCGGATGTGGCAGTACGCCCCCGAGTACCAGTCGCTGTTTCCCAAGGAGCTCAATAACTGGGTGCAGCTGCGCGACTACGACTGCGACGGTCGCCCCGATATCTTCACCATGGGCTCCATCAGCGGCAGCATCCGGGTGTACCGCAACGTGGCCACTGGCGGCGGGCGGCCCGCTTTCCAGCTTATCACCGACGAGCTGCTTTACGTCTCGGGTGGGAGCCAGATCAACATCAACACCGGGGGCTACAACACGCCCGCCATTGAGGACGTGAACGGCGACGGCCGCCTCGACATTACCACCTTTAATTACATCAACAGCACCACCATTCACTGCTTTCTGAACACCAGCACCGCGGCCTGCGGCGGCCTGACCTTCGCCTTCAGCAGTCCGCGCTGGGGCGGGGTGAAAGTGTGCTACTCGACGTGCTCGTCCTTCGTGTTCGGGACCGATGAGTGCCGCAGCGTGCTCAAGCCCAACCATACCAGCGGCAATAACCTGCTGCCCCTGGACCTGGACGGCGACGGCGACAAAGACCTGCTGACCGCGCGCGACAACTGCGCCGAGCTGGTGCGCCTTACCAACGAGGGCACCCAGGCCACGGCCGTCTTCTCGGCGGCGGGCCAAACGGCCAACTTCCCCGCCGCCACGCCCGTGCGCCTGCCTAACTTTCCGGCGCCCTACTCCCTGGACGTGACCTTCGACGGGCGGCCCGACCTGGTGTTGACGCCCAACGTGTACGACCACCTCGATACCATCGATACCCACCAGAACGTGTGGTTTTACGAAAACACCAGCGCAACGACGGTGCCCAGCTTTGCCTTCCGGCAGAATGATTTCCTGCAGAAAGACATGCTCGACACCGGCGACAAGGCCGCTCCGGCCTTCGGCGACCTGACCGGCGACGGACTCAAGGACCTGCTCATCGGCGGGGTGAGCCGGGCCACCGGCAAGGGCTTTTACCGCGCCTCGCTTTGGTTTTACCAGAACGTGGGCACGGCCAGTCAGCCCGTGTTCAAGCTCATTACCAACGACTACCTGGGTTTGTCGGGCAAAAAGTACGGCTCTTTGCGCCCGGTGCTGGTCGACCTGAACCGGGACGGGGCGCTGGATTTGGTGTTTTCGGCTTTCACACTGACCAACAGCTCCTACAATTTTATTGCCTACTGCCTCAACTCGGCCCCGGCCAGCCAGGCGGCCGTCTTTAATGCTGCCGCGCCCACGCTGCTGAGCAACCTGCCAAACCGCTCGTACGACACGCCCACCTTCACCGACATCGATGGCGACGGGTACGTGGATATGCTGCTCAGCACCAATACCAACTCCTTTGACTACCCCGGCGAGTCGCTGCGCTACTACCGCAATAATGGCAGCCAGCCGCTGAACGAGGCCTTCACGGTGGTCAACAACGACTACGGCCGCCTGCGTACCCCCACCAACGAGCGGCCCAACAACCTGGCCACGACCGTAGCCGATTTCGACGGCGACAACCAGCCCGACCTAGTCACCATTGATGAGCTCGGGCAGCTGCACTTCTACGGCAACTTCCGCGGCCAGAGTGGCCTGTTCATGGACCGCACCGACGTGCTCTACAACAAAACCCTGAGCCGCTTCGAAACCCTGGACCTGGGCTCCCGCATCGAAAACCTCTACACCCTGGCGGCCGCCGACGTCGACAATGACGGCAAGCCCGAGCTGTTTGTGGGCACCGAAGACGGCGGCGTGGTGGCCCTGGGCGTGCGCAGCGCCGTGCTCAGCACCAAGGGCGCCGTGGCCGCGCTGCCCCTGAGCGTGTATCCGAACCCGGCTACCACCACGGCCACCGTGCAAACGCCCCAGCCCACCCGCCTCACCGTGCTCGACGTGCTGGGCCGGCCCGTGCGCACTGCCGCCACGCTGCAAGTGCAGCACACCCTGGAGCTGCGCGGCTTAGCGCCCGGCGTGTACCTGGTGCGGGCCGAAACCGCCAAGGGCCAAACTGGAGTGCAGCGGCTGGTGGTGCAGTAG